tttcATCCCagtgctcaaatgttttgcggctccagacagatttgtattcatttattttttgcctaaaatggctcttttgatagtaaaggttgctgaccgctgCATTAGCCTGTTCTTGCATGTAAATATCTGTCTGCATCAATATGTTTACCAGATATTCTGCCTTCCACAGGCCCAGGTTCTGTTCTTCCTGGTCATCATGGTGTCATTTGCCAGTTACATTGTTGGAACGATCATCCCCGCTTCGCCACAGAAACAAGCCAAGGGTTTCTTTAGCTACAAAGGTGACTGTTCAGTCACTTGCTCAGAGTATCATATTCTTGAGTGCCAATGCAAAGTTTCCTTTTTCAAATATAGAGCGATTTAATGGGTGTGGTGGCTGCCAGAGCTCttcagtaaactcactattccACCTTCAACAGCGGATATCTTTACCACCAATTTTGTGCCCAATTGGTGGGGACCAGAGGGCAGCTTCTTTGGCATGTTCTCCATTTTCTTCCCCTCAGCCACAGGCATCCTGGCAGGCGCTAACATCTCTGGAGATCTGAAGGTACATTAGtattgtttctttctctctgcctatttcttttcttgtaaaatccTGATTCAGAAAACATCACGCATTGTTCTCAGTGGTATATAAAGCTTCCCTCACACATCATCCTGTTGACTGGTAACTCAGTTGTACTTTAAAAAGCTGTACGTCCGTGTCTTTTGTTCTCTCCTTCCCAGGATCCAACAGTGGCCATCCCCAGAGGAACACTGACGGCAATATTCTGGACCACCATCTCCTACCTCATCATCTCTGCAACCATCGGTACTGTGTGGCCCAATTGCCTACTAAATCTGTGTTTAGACTACCTTTGattgtggctcagagggtagagcaggtcatccaccaatcagaaggtcggtagtttgatccccggctcctccagtaacatatcgatgtgtccttgagcaagacacttaaccccaaattgttcccgaaggctgagccatcggtgtgtgaatgagtattaaGATCCTGATGGGTAAAGTTGGcgccttgcatggcagcctctgccgtcagtgtatgaatgtgtgtgtgtatgggtgaatgctgacatgtagtgtaaagagcgttgagtggtcggaagactagaaaagtgctgtataaatgcaagtccatttaccgtTTACCCATATAGTCAGTTGGTCTTTGAATCACACTGTTGATTTTCTTTTGCAATAATGTCTACCACTATGAACTTTTCTCAACTTTATTCATGGCTTCTTACCAAATGCATTTAATGTAATCATGTGGCATAAAATGATTCATGATTAATTCAGGTAAATTCAgattaaatatgtaaaaaaatatatattgatttaCAGTAGTAATAAGTTCAACAAATCCAAGAGTAAAGGTACTCAAGATCCATCAAAGACCTGATGTTCCAAAACCAATGTAACCCATCGGAACTCTGCCCGCCAGTTTAACTGTGCTAGCCACTATAGCCACACCTTGTGCACAGTCCTGAAGTACTGTACAGTGACATATTTTTGCTTGTTTACAGTGTATAAAACAGCAtacattattagtattataaatTACCTTGCAGACTTTTGCTCAGAACTTTTACAGTTActtattgtatatttttaaatattattagcAGGTTGCACTACCTTGACAAGACAATGTTTCATCGTATGCAAGTATAATGACAAAAGTTTAACTGACACATTTAAATAGAACTTGGATATAGATATGCTGCCACAATAGCAGTGCAATAGCATGCAGACATAGAGTATAGTAGGCATTCTAGAAACTCAACCCCCAAAAGTTTGTTTGgacattttagattttatttctaCCATAAACAAGTGCCAATAATACAATATACATGAATTTATGTTCAGGatttacaattttatttatcattattttatatttctttattagttTTTTGGGATTTTGAGTTTGAATAATGTGTATGCATATGCATATTTTTCATACAagcttgtgtgtttgtttcctccCAGGATCCTGTGCGGTGCGGGACGCGTCCGGCCTGTTAAACGACACCCTGTCAGCGTCCTCATCTGGCGAGGATTGTGTTGGTTTAGCTTGTCAGTATGGATGGGACTTCACAGAGTGTATCAACAATAACACATGCACCTATGGCATCAGTAACTACTATCAGGTCAGCACGAGCTCACTCACGAGACACACACATGATTCTGCTCTCTGTTTCTCAGCGTGAAGCCTTGTTACACGTTGTGTTCATGTAAAATTacccacattttttttcagtctaAATCACAAGTCTGCAAAGCACAAGCCAACTCTTTACATGGTTTCTGGGTAATGAAGTCCTTTAGAATTTCAAACACCAAAAACATTTACCTCCTGTTGctacctgaggcctgtactacgaagcaggatttgcggttagcgaggtaactccCTTGaaggttttccgtcctacgacaGTTGGTCACTTCTTACCGgtgtagatcgccatggtaactgatgctgaacacctaacctgctccagagtaggttatgttccagataactcggataaaagcaccgcctactgaccaatcagaggtcaGTGCgcggatcgtatgataatattaaacaaatacgaagaagtttaagtcataatccagaataaaaacaacacagtttaaactgacaaatgcaggaaggacagctggctggatgCCGTGGGTGATtactgctttgaattatgtttttatatttattgttttacttgctctcgagtccgtttcacaccgcctgagacggggacgcagctgaaagaaggttgaaatagtcacgCACGCCACATCAGTGTTAAAGGGCATAATGATgtgtaatccattcatccattatacTTCTGAAATGTATTTAGGCTAtacatcactgccccatctagacgactattccggacttttgagtgttccgttaaattaataattctgttaatttacacattcacgcatcgggagttttttcttttgacagctgtccttcctgcatttggcagcttcaactgtgttactttaagtctgattatgtgtttaacttcttcgtatttgtctaatattatagtttgctcttcctttgtaaaatgtgccgctctgcctgtctgtctgcaagtcagtagacttgtccatgtctgtgattggtcagatgctgcaaaccccgccccgttcatgtgaacgcgctcatatccagattgagaaaccctgagttgatttaccgagttgataaccagcgtcgtaggaccgcttagcgggatctcgtttgttagttggttagttaagccaggtaacgagaagataccctgggtatgttgaactcgcttcgtagcaCCGACCTCTGGAGTCACCAAAACATAAAGCGGCCGTGTCTGCTGTCCATTTAAAGACATTTATGTGACTTTTCTTTCCATGCGAGAAGAAGCAAGAAAATACATAATGGCAACAACGACAGCAACAAGCCAAACAAAAAATGTTATTCTGCATAAAATGACTCAGTCTCCCTCTGTAATAATCAGTTACATTAACAGTAGTAAAGAACCTCTGGTGAGAGAGATGAGACTGATAAGTAAGCCGTACCTTTCTGTCTGTAGTCGATGAGCTTGGTGTCAGCCTTCGCCCCTCTCATCACTGCTGGTATATTTGGAGCTACACTGTCTTCTGCTTTGGCCTGTCTGGTGTCTGCTCCCAAAGTCttccaggtacacacacacacacacacacacacacacacacacacacacacacacaccagatacACTTTATTTTGTGAATGttatttcttttcatatttcagGGCAACCTTTTCCATCTCCCCGTGCCTGTTTAAACACATGCtttcatttcttattttctctttattatatatattatattatatatattttttttttctggcagtGTCTGTGTATGGACAAACTCTACCCTCTCATCGGCTTCTTTGGCAAAGGTTACGGCAAGAACGACGAACCGCTCAGAGCCTACCTACTGACGTACATCATCGCTGCCTGCTTCATTCTCATTGGTGAGGCTTTGAGAATGATGGCTGGAAAATGAGTTTTGTAAACTAGAACTTGAAATGGGAAAAATGTCTACAAGACAGCAATAACAGCAGTATGCTGAGGAGGCGGAGGTGGAGGTGTGCAGCTCTTCATCCAACAGCTTACTGTTGCTGCTTCTTCCCCCTtgcagaaatgaaaaatgatcaGCTGACAAAAATGTCCAAAGTCGCCACGTCTCGTTTTGTAGTCTCTTTTGTGAAGAACGATCACTGTTAGCGCTTACCTCGGTGACATACATTGTGCTTTATTTGCGTTATAATGTTGGGTTTGCATTAACATTAACTCAATCCGGCTCCGACACAGTAAAAAGTGAGGCTCATATCTATCAGATAAAATTACAGTAATCCTGGATTACATGCTGCATTGTCTCCTGTCAATCCCTCAAGTGTAGGTAGGCAAATTTGTATCCAGCATGGAAATGGTGGACTCCACCGTTAAGAATGAAAACTGCAGTATAAAGATGTAATTACAGCATGTAGATACATTGAACTGCTATTGGATAAAAAACGCAGACAATGGGtttgatttcatgaaaatcttTTAAACATGCTTCTCATAAATTCTGTCTTGTCccttctgtcttttctctccacCAGCTGAGTTAAACACCATCGCTCCCATCATCTCCAACTTCTTCCTTTGCTCCTACTGTTTGATCAACTTCAGCTGCTTCCATGCCTCCATCACCAACTCACCAGGTTGGAAACTCAGAAGCTGCACATTGtgctttaaaactgaaggaggcgagattggagtaaatatgaataaacatttttttttataaaacagtcgctatatagtacatgaaacaggtaacctgaaaaaaatcatgttcctctgtgtcctccggtgctcctaacggcatctgcaagatttcacagaccggagaaaaacaagcagtaagagctgatcggAGGTCTggtgtccatctgctgtctatgagagctggctgtcaatcactcacgaactccgaccaaacggtcaaactaggcagcgctgatcaaatatgaatcaatattctgttactgtaatgcctatttctctcctcaaatgttttcagaatcatcttgtagtgcacggtttagctgtaaaattagaaagtttgtgcgcagcagccattgtgaaatctggtgaaggaatgccaagttccagtcacatgactggagcacaaccaataggaacgctctctcaatgaaatgacctgtgattggtcaaagtctcccgtcataggctagatgttctaaagcctgaaaacagagccatgaggaggagcagaagtctagttttctctcagaacacttgaattacaatatgctgaaatgttattatgggatttttgcccaatgatgccaaaaatatactgcctactgaagctttaacacagaaaagcatttagCTAGTGTATTTAGCATTTAGCAATGAAACATAGCCGaattgcttgtgtgtgtgtgtgtgtctacaggtTGGCGTCCGTCCTTCAGGTTCTACAATAAGTGGCTGTCGTTGCTGGGCTCTGTGTGTTGTTTGGTTATCATGTTCCTGCTGACTTGGTGGGCAGCCCTCATTGCCTTTGGCGTCGTCTTCTTCCTTTTGGGATACACACTCTACAAGAAGCCTGgtaaacaccacacacacacacacacacacacacacacacacacacacacacacacacactcacagcctGCAGTTAGCCTGCACACCAAACAGCTGTCATCTTCTACTCCATTCTCCAACTCTGCTGCTCTTCTCTGTGCTCAGCTGTGAACTGGGGCTCCTCGGTGCAGGCGAGCTCCTACAACATGGCTCTGAACCAGTGTGTAGGCCTCAACCATGTGGCGGACCACGTCAAGAACTACAGGTCAGAGACAGAATCACACAACCTGTAGTTTGTCTTCTGTGATCTGAATGTAAAAGGAGAatgtttattttgcatttggaAGTGAGGTAGGGTAGAAActagggatgttcataattaaccgtttagccgttaaccgacattaagcattttaaccgattaacgctatcggttaaaacagttaaaagaaatatttatgattaattaaaaagctgagcggctcgtctctttaaggagaaaagctggtttACCTTAatagcccaccttaagaggcggagtttgcattgcaggatacaggaagttggctctgATCTCTCCGGCCCGCTTGAGCCAAGCCCCGAAGTGCGCCGGTCGGCGATCgtgactttcgtagtggccaaacggcggcactgcaacttccgtgtccgtcacgtgatgcattgggcccaaaaatactttttcccatagacttacattgggaaagagacgtctgtaactcagcggataattttttttgaggtgaatcaacttcccagtacgaatactctaatagtccttacttaaaaaatttagtttttaaagttgtaaaacgcacgaATAGCCAAATCcaaagttatttcccttcctccgttcatgtgagtgagacccagaccgagaaCATCCAGCATTGTCCTCATGCAGACTTGCATTTTAAGGATCACTTCCTGTAGTTGGTGCAGGTGGTGTTCTCACTTCTAAAAGGAATAGTTGCTTATCTGCAATGTTGTCGAGAGTTCAcaatgagaagatcaatattcATATCTGCGATCACTTACCCATAtcagttaaatatgaagctacatacagcagacggttagcttagcttagcataaagaccgtaaacagggggaaacagctataGCGAGAGTCACGAGGACTTTCTAGTCTCTGTGCCCGTCTCCAGTTGATGCTCACTTCCTCCAGGCCATCCTCTAACTATATCCACCAGAAGCCCCTCAGACTCTCTTGCTCAGTCTTGGTCTGAGGTCGAAAAGTCTTTTtctcttaggaaggttcctaacggagggaaatgacccggaagtatctcagtagcagccgtgataagagctgttcaaaatctcaaaatgttaaggaaaggagcttcaatgcttcctttatcatctcctttagcataggatacaccggagcatcctttaccaaaggaaaggagataatgccgtcccacaattccttgcggccgcgacttttaaagcgacgcaccattctgctgttcatgaaaacaaacaatatgccCATCCTGGATAATATTTTCATagtcatatactaattgggattcatgttcacaaatatggGTGGGCAGTGAAAACCATTTATTGATGTCGAACAAGTATCAAATAAGTGTTTTATATATTGATTGTCCGGTGGCAGCATTCAGGATGGAGTGAGTGGATTTGCAGTCATGTGTTCAGACACCCATTTCAACCTGGCATCTCCATCCTTGGTTCTGTTCATCTAATAGTGAAGTTGGACACTCTTCTTCCTTTTAATCTTACCTTAAAGAATGTCACATGTTTCTATATTGCAGAGTAGAAGACAGTCTTGGGGGTGAGACATCGTTCTCACCAGGCTATAACCCCCCCGCTACGAGGGATCCGAGCTTCCTTCAAACATGTCATTCGGGCCATTAGCAGTTCTTGGTCGATCCCTTCCCATCTCCGTTAGGGCTATGATCCTCGTTCCTCTGCATTGACCCCTCTCGGTCTGGTATCTGACCACTCATGGTTTCACCTATATTTTGCAGCTGCAATAAAACATTGAAAGCCCGGGTTTGCAGGGGGCTGTGAGAGGTCATCTTTAAGCTGTCCTTTTGTTCTGCTCAGAAATATCATCACCCTGTTACTTCCTCATCTGTCTGCTATTTAAATAAACCTACTTGTTTAACccctacaaaaacacaaaaacaaaaagtgtgaaaacacaTTACTGTATTACAGGGGGGTCATGTGCCAGACTATGGTGTTAGTGAGTTTTAGAGGTGCTTGCAGGTGGATGTTGTTatttttggacagagccaggctagctgttttattctgctgtttccactctttatgctaagctatgatAACCGTCTGCTAGCGGAAGCTTCATATTTGTtgtacagacatgagtggtAACGATCTTCCTATAGCTTTTGGCAAGGAAGCAAATAAGAATGTTTCCCACATGGTAAAACTATTCCTTTCATGTTCACATGAAGTCAAGATCATGTCCCAAGTTCTGTCACTCATTCATGTcaacagtaaaaacaatgaatgggTCTCAGAAACAATATCATTCCTTAAAGGTGCAGGTGTCTGCAGGAGCTCTGCACTAAACTGCTCAACATCTCCACCTTTCAGACCCCAGTGTTTGGTGCTGACAGGTCCTCCCAGCAGTCGGCCAGCTCTGGTGGATCTCGTCAACTGTTTCACAAAGGATCTCAGTCTCATGATGTGTGGCAATATAGTCACTGTGAGTCCAACCCCGATGTGCACAGACATACACACCACCCGGTGATTAAAGATTACACTTTTGATTCAGTAAAAAACACAagaacaaacatattttttaaatatttggaaCTGCCGTGTTTCAGCGGTCACGGCGTTGAGTTGAAGACTGAAATCATTGTCCATTTGTCCCTGTATCTGTCAGGATGGTCCCTCCCCATCAGCAGTGGAAAAGGCGAGCGGCGACAGTCACGTTACCTGGTTGAACCAACGGAAGGTCAAGTCATTCTACAGAGGTGTGGTGGCTGCAGAGCTACGATCAGGAGTTAACATGCTGCTACAGGTCAGAATTACACCTCATCAACTGTCTCACAAAGCCAGCTAACTTTGGGGTTACACTGGATGTTCACTCTCAGAAAGATTGCTCACGCTGACTTCAGTTGCCATGGTAACTAGACCAAACTCCTGACAGACCAAAACATATGAAAGAACCATCTCCTGACCAATCAGCAGACGTGAGAAAGGTCACCGTTCCCAAAGGATGTTGGAATGGACAAAATGCTGCACGACACTAAAGTGGCAACTACAACAGAGAAGAGCAGCATCGTTACAAACCAGTAGAGAGACTTTGCTTTGCATGGCAATGTGttacacacagggaacgtcaggagcgcatgGCGGCTGGGTGGCGTGGTGGcggcgtgattcacgcgtcgggtgttcacaccagctacGTTTCAGTtgcgtttctgctgcagctgttactgtcagccctttctttctacatatagtttgccttttaatggccatttcatttcattataaatatcatttatatttattttagacagagaaatgtAAAGAAaggtgtggtaatttgtaaataattgtAATAAACGACAGTTAAAACTCTgtacaggtaacgcagccgccacgcgctcctgacgttcctggtgtgtctcGGGCACACTGGAAACACAATGTAGGTGTACAGTCTAATCAGTGTCCTGCTATGATCAACACATGACCTCTACTGCAGGTGGATAGTTTGAAGTAGTGAATGTTATGAGTTGACTTTGTGAAAAGAAAATGggaaattagaaaaaaagaaaattagacggagctcctaaggccatgctactttcaaattatgctagctttccaacatcgtcgaccctacctttaacatGTGGCAGTGGCCTCTCTCGTGTGCACACATTCACAGCTGGATCAaagtgagagttaaaggaccaatgtgtaacatttaggggaatctattggcagaaatgtttgtttttttgtgtataatctCCTGAAAATAacaatggttgtgttttcgttaccttagaatgagccgtttatgtcTACACAAGGAGCCGGTACTGtccagagtccgccatgtttctacagtagctcagaacggacaaaccaaactctggttACTTTTCCTGCTTGAGTCGATAACGCTgctgtcgccgccgctctctctctcttgcttcaccactcccTTCCCACGCAGACACTCACTGGCTCTACTCCAAATGaccaacaactggctctagacagggctattcacgtttttgcgtcggccaccgcaGATCACcatacacacttggcacacgggagaggcttcagttggttgcaatctgcaacctcaccgatAGATAGCCCCATATcctatcctacacactgcacctttaataatgCCAGTTGGTAACCAGCTATGCGAGATCTAGGATTGTCAGTGTTAGGTTCAGTGAAGCCAGATGCCTCAAAGTGAGCCTGAGGAAGTTGAACTTGCGTTTGTGAGACAGGCCTGattcatctcttcttcttcttcttcttctcatgtTGTCGACCGTCCACCAGGGAGCAGGTTTGGGTCGTATTAAGCCAAATGTTCTGCTGATGGGTTTCAAGAAAGATTGCTGCAACGACACGCCTCAGGCTGCACACAACTATATAGGAATACTACAGTGAGTACAGATGGGGATTAATAAActtcatcctgtgtgtgtgtgtatacacttTTGAACCATTTTATAAGCACTGATGATCATATTTTTTGCAATaaagctgtttgtgtgtttcagtgatGCATTTGACCTGCAGTACGGCGTGTGCATTCTGAGAATGAAGGAGGGACTGGatgtctctcatccatctcAATCACACGGTGAGggccttttttttcaaattagagCGGAGCACACAGAGTAAATTCATTTCGCACCATCAAAGAactctgactgctgctgcagcttcactagTGTTAACAAGGGGGCATGGTGTCCACATTCATCCATCATCATTTGactataaattaatttatatacATAGCAAATtcctctgtttttatttcagttaATCCAGGCTTTGATGGAGGACCTGAGAGTATAAACACCATCTCTGCCCCTTCCTGCATTCAAACAACTGCATGTACGTATAACCATGAACATATCATTTGAATTAATTTCTTATATGTATCATGGTAATCGTAAAAAATCTTGAGTAAACACGGCCTGAGTTGCCATTTTCTTTCAACCAAAAGACGTTATTTGCAACAGAAATTATTACAAACAACAATAATTAAAttcccaaataaataaattaatgtgaTCATGAAAGCGTGTGagaaagggactctatgtaagaatcagaaattgcttgttaacagcgacacatgtggccgttaagtcaacgaaagtcagcgtcctgttgtgcttgctctacatagacatgaacgagcatcgctcaaaacagtgaggcgacacacgtcagctaaaaccacaatatcactctatatttcagctgcttggcagtaatgttagctgaccagacgaaggtctctccatgaatcaatgctgatactgtgttgtcctgcttcagactcccgtcttctgcagtgtgtgtagtgtgcgcgcatgcgtGTGAGaaggtggagcgagtgagagcgagcgcggtgtgtgagtgaaggcaagcaggcagaggagcagagtacagcggagactccggccctggagaccaaagctacggtctcccctgtgtcttctgaccgcggtcgggggggctggagcgggaagagttgacactgtttaacagacgggcttcactagatagaactttttggtggttttggtgcttctgtatagtttgtgttggaacagcgtagccacacgcgagcgcgcatgggacaccaacccgcaatgatttataaaagtgtaagtgtaagaagttacaaacagtacctttaaacaTGGGAAAATGCCACCCAAAGTCATTGATGGGGAGACAGCGGGGGAATATGCAACACACTTAAACACATGTAAAAGAGTATAATGCTTGCGTGAATGTGTACATAAATGAAAATAGAACTACCGAGGGTGCATCCCTGAAACGGTGAAGGATAATAGTGAGGTTTATTAAAGCGATAGTTTGGGTTGTTGTATGAGGTACCTATCTATAACTTAataaatactgtttttgtcaatggagtctggcatggtctgaagagagcatagataactttcatcagaaagggctgtctgacagcaaggtaaagaggtgaaaatattctaaatatagcgtacacttatactgatattgatttttaaaatatgttatgCTGAcggtcccgtccacagcagtagttttggtactcctgtctgtttctccaaactgggggcatgccgactgtcatctgctgtaggtaacacactgactatggataactAGCtgatacaaccccacttcaaaacacccaaactatcatAACTACTACTGGAAGGGAGcggggaatgtgtgtgtgtgtgtgtgtgtgtgtgtgcgtgcgtgcgtgcgtgcgtgcgtgcgtgcgtgcgtgcgtgcgtgcgtgcgtgcgtgcgcgtgtgtgctGCTCCGTCACACCTtgaatctggaaaaaaataagctGTAAATGGCACTGCATGATAAATGTTTAACAATTTTCACCTTAAATACCCAGAAATCTGATAAATTGACGTcattaaaatgtgtaaaacaatAACTATTTGTTGTGTGTACAAAATTGTTTGCAGCTTCTGTCTCCATTGAACCAGAGCCTCAGCCTGGTACGGTGTTCcagaaaaaacaaggaaaaaagaCCATCGATGTGTACTGGCTGTCTGATGACGGAGGTCTGatcatctctccatccatctatcaCTTTCGTTTCTTCTGTCAAGAATATTAGCAGAGGTTTCCtaatcattgtgtgtgtgtgtgttgtgtgctaCCAGGCCTGACCCTGCTGCTGCCCTACCTGCTGACTCGGAGGAAGCGCTGGGCCAGATGTAAGGTCCGAGTGTTTGTGGGgggagaaacagacaa
The nucleotide sequence above comes from Sebastes fasciatus isolate fSebFas1 chromosome 4, fSebFas1.pri, whole genome shotgun sequence. Encoded proteins:
- the slc12a3 gene encoding solute carrier family 12 member 3 codes for the protein MELPAASGGVQLAAYKPRLPPSVVNVKTTPGGFHESGFYQCYGDGSSVASLGSDALTGYETLDAPPNYDFYANTGVWGRRRRFRPSLYQLHANTEVDSSPPMYEETTGGQMEGEDSSEEDEEEEQKEPPPEPTRFGWVQGVMIRCMLNIWGVILFLRLPWITAQAGIGLTWVIILLSSCITGITGLSTSAIATNGKVKGGGTYFLISRSLGPELGGSIGLIFAFANAVAVAMHTVGFAETVADLMRENGAVMVDRTNDIRIIGVITVTCLLGISMAGMAWESKAQVLFFLVIMVSFASYIVGTIIPASPQKQAKGFFSYKADIFTTNFVPNWWGPEGSFFGMFSIFFPSATGILAGANISGDLKDPTVAIPRGTLTAIFWTTISYLIISATIGSCAVRDASGLLNDTLSASSSGEDCVGLACQYGWDFTECINNNTCTYGISNYYQSMSLVSAFAPLITAGIFGATLSSALACLVSAPKVFQCLCMDKLYPLIGFFGKGYGKNDEPLRAYLLTYIIAACFILIAELNTIAPIISNFFLCSYCLINFSCFHASITNSPGWRPSFRFYNKWLSLLGSVCCLVIMFLLTWWAALIAFGVVFFLLGYTLYKKPAVNWGSSVQASSYNMALNQCVGLNHVADHVKNYRPQCLVLTGPPSSRPALVDLVNCFTKDLSLMMCGNIVTDGPSPSAVEKASGDSHVTWLNQRKVKSFYRGVVAAELRSGVNMLLQGAGLGRIKPNVLLMGFKKDCCNDTPQAAHNYIGILHDAFDLQYGVCILRMKEGLDVSHPSQSHVNPGFDGGPESINTISAPSCIQTTASSVSIEPEPQPGTVFQKKQGKKTIDVYWLSDDGGLTLLLPYLLTRRKRWARCKVRVFVGGETDKKEEQREEVLALIKKFRLGFHDVEVLPDIYQNPQPGNVHQFENMMSHFRLDTNPKQDSDSGPPRQQEEPWMITDQDLERNKAKSLRQIRLNEVVQDYSRDAALIVITMPVGRRGACPNTLYLAWLDFLSHDLRPPVLLVRGNQENVLTFYCQ